A portion of the bacterium genome contains these proteins:
- a CDS encoding hemerythrin domain-containing protein encodes MKTIKQYFEEDHDRLDNLFKNFQKLKSVDYPKAKEFFVQFKTGLQRHILWEEEILFPLFEKKSGMFHGGPTEVMRMEHRQIGLHLEAIHEKVKLMNSASDIDEQRLLDVLSVHNMKEENILYPAIDHAVTPEETELVFVQMRDVPEERYAQCCSH; translated from the coding sequence ATGAAAACGATAAAACAATATTTTGAAGAGGATCACGATCGCCTGGACAATCTTTTCAAGAATTTTCAGAAATTGAAAAGTGTTGATTACCCGAAGGCAAAAGAATTTTTTGTTCAATTCAAAACCGGACTTCAACGGCACATTCTGTGGGAAGAAGAAATATTGTTTCCTTTATTTGAAAAAAAGAGTGGGATGTTTCACGGTGGTCCGACTGAAGTGATGCGAATGGAACATCGCCAAATTGGCTTACATCTGGAAGCAATTCATGAGAAGGTGAAGCTGATGAATTCCGCGAGCGATATTGATGAGCAGAGGTTGCTGGATGTGCTATCGGTGCACAACATGAAGGAAGAGAATATTCTATATCCTGCTATCGATCACGCTGTGACGCCGGAAGAAACGGAACTCGTGTTTGTTCAAATGCGGGATGTCCCTGAAGAACGATACGCACAATGCTGCAGTCATTGA